TCTTCACTTTTATTGCTCTTTTGTGTCTTGTTTGCACACATGCAGCCCTAGATTAAACTATAGTTCATTTGCAGTTACATTTCTGCTTATTTGATCTCTCCTGGTATTTATTTTCCCGGGAATGTATCTAAGAGATCCCTGCATCGGCCTGCAGCTTACACTCCAATGCATGTAGGTGTTGATATCTTGTTTCATTTACGAGAATATGGCCAAATAAGGGCTGTTAAGGATTATTTCTGACGCTGGGTTTTTGCGTATTGTTGTAAAATCTGTGGCATATCCTGTCcggctttttaaaatatttattccaATAATACTAAGAGCCATCGCTCAGACATATGTGGTAGTTTGGAAGCAGAGTAATATGTGAAATATGCTGCGTCATAATCATAACCATACCCAGGAGAGCGCGCTGATCCTGAATAGCGTCTTCTCAGAAATCCTGAAATGAGCTTCTTTCTAAGAAGTTCTGTGGACTTTATCTGTCCCTGCTGGGTGAGGTTGAACAAATACCTTTTGAGGCCTTAGGCAAAAAAACACATCTACATTTTTCAAATATGATTGCAGtagcataattttttttatgctaCTGCAATCATATTTTACATACGTATCATGGAAACAGAAAGTCTACAGATGTAATCATTGCTATAGTAAAAAGAAACCAGCAGCAGGCAGGTTAAGGCAGTCACATGCAGTTCAttaaagcacacagacacaagaaactagatttaaagaaattacattcCTCATAAATCACTTTGTTTGAACGCCTGTTTATAAATGGTCTGTAATTTATAGCAATCCCCTTCTGCATGATAAAAACAGGCAGGTTTGTTAGACAGACGTTCGAAAAGCAGTCATTCCTTCTgttgcttttctctctcttttaaaaaaaaattgcagcagATAATTTCATAAGTTTGTGTGAGCAGGTTTGAGAAGGTCATAACACGGTGCTAAAATGTAagagggaacagctgtgtgtgtgtgtgtgtgtgtgtgtgtgtgtgtgtgtgtgtgtgtgtgtgtgtgtgtgtggttttatgaAGCAGGCAAACAGTTTTAGTGAAAATGTCAAGATGAAGAAGTGCAGATGTTCTAATTgagattcttttttcttttttaattgcaGTGTAATTTTATAGTTGTTGCTTTTGAAAAGGCCACTGCAGTCACGGCACAAGTTTCTAGAAAGCCGGAAGCATGAAGATAAAGAgaaaggctgtgtgtgtgcgagagagagtgcgtgcgtgcgcgcgcgcgcgcgagCTTCCTGTGTACGTGGAGTGCAGTTATTTTCTTGATCCGTGGActaattgtttttttcagtgttaaaaTGCCGTTGTTGGGGAGggggttgtgtgtgtgcaaaaattCCTGTTACTACCgtggaagacaaaagaaatCTCAAGTAAAGAAACATCTGAAAgtctaaaaacagaaaatgtggttttagctTTAAAGAACTTAAAATTACACTTCAGCTGTCAAAATACTTGCTAAATCATGTTCTAACCATCAACATCCGCTTTAGTGTAGACTTGAGGGCAGCATTTGTGGATTGCACTTCCCCATTTACTTGCACTTTTGCGCTCATTAATGCCGAGACACTAGTGCGCATAGTTTATGTGTTTGCCTGTTTTTGGATTAAGtcctaaaagaaaaagcagaagggATTCATACGTCTTTTTATGCTTCTCTTCAGTTGCACTACACTAAGttgataataaaatatttcaaagttACAGTCCTCTTTATCTTCAAGCTTCTCGAAGTCAGATGGGTTCACGTGTTGTTTCGGCCTATCCGAGAATATTATTGCACATCTTCTGTAACACCGCACCTACGCCTACTAAAAatctcttttatttgtttattttaaacagaaattacttattttctttccaatgttttttaaaaaataaagacaaaacacatgcatgtgtttCTTAATGCCCCAGCCTTTGTTTGGCACGTTTGTCATATATTACCCTTTTTATACTGCAATAAAATTAATAGTCTGCCAGTAAGCATCAATAAATCTGATAGTAGGGCTACACTGCCTAATAAATCAGCTCTGTGTACTCgttttctgtgctgtgcagtATTGCCATAAATTTGCATTGCCACCTGTTcacaaatgtattcattttaagAATTTCCAGCTGTAAATGACCTCTTAATTTTCACATTCCAGGACAAACATGCTTATCAGCAATAGCTCCAAAACCAACGCCCTAGCCAATCGCATATGTGCATATGGAATATAATTTTCCTGTTTGAGCTAAGCTCAGGTCCTTAATATGAAGTAATATCAGGCCATAAAAATGTTATCTGACTACACACATTGTCACAATGCACAAGCACTGAAATGTGCTTGATGTGGAAAATATCCCAGTGACCTTTATAGTATCCTATCCTCATGAAACCCCAGCTCTGGTTTGGTTTGCATTTTCAATATATCCCAGCTATTTGggttataaaaaaagaaaaaaacctaagCATCATTATTTTTGAAAGTATGTCCTCGTAATTAAGTCAGCACCATTTAACTAAGTTTAAAAGGCTTTATTGAGCagaatgaagtgtaaggtgcgAAAAGCCTGCATTTAATGCCTCCATATGACGATGAAGGATCTCAGGAGCATACATGACTCATGCAGGTGTGTAAAAGCCAGATTTTTCAGTGTAGTTTGTTAAAGTTGAGCTCCTTTTTCTTCCACATTCAGTTCCATTAAACATGATTGTCTAGTCTTGCATTCTGAAAAGAAAACGGATAACTTCCCTCATTTCTTAAATTTTCACAgttattgattgatttattcATCGCATAATCCTGTCAGCTCTAATTGTAAAACATCTtttcacaaaaaacataaaacttcaCAAGttctttacatgtttttttggtgaaaatctttatttttaaaagaactaCGACTGCCACGTAAGTGCAATCAAATAACAGCACTGTATTCCCCCTCTGGGATGTGGTGGGCTAAAAGTTGAAATACCTAAACTTTGTACTGCAGTCCATTGTTTGAGTAAATGTACTTGATTATACTTCCACCACTAGAAAACGCGCCGCATACCCAGAACTTGCAATGATTTAGTAGTTGAGAGATGTCTCGGAAACAATGAATAACTGTTGTCCTGCGCTCAACTGAAGAAAAGAAGGCTCAAAAGGATTCTGAGAAAAGCTTTGCCTGGAATCAGCAACATAAATTCATCCGTGCTGcgttgggagaaaaaaaaaaccttgagcATCCACATTTGTTCAGAGAAACAGTCCTGAAAAGAACTGCTGGCAGGCACTGACTAGAGaaattgtttgcttttttttttaactgtttgatTTAGTAGATTTAACTGACCAAAGCTGTGGCAttatttttgtggatttttctttctttctccaaatAAATGTGATAATGTGTTACACTGGAGAAAACACAAGGCTGGCTTCATTAAAACTAAATCATGTCCATGACTATGCTGATGCAATGTTTAAAAGACATTAGCAGTGCTTTGGTGTAGGTAAGTTGGATGGCAGTGAGAGGTTGGTCGGTCAGTCCGCCCACTGCTTCAATCCAGGCTGAAGAACCTTAACGTCTGCTGGACTGTTTCCTCCTGCGACACCACGACGCTGGCTTTTGGGAATTTGTCTAAAATGCGTGAACAGTTTGGAGTGCGGCAAGTCAGCGTTCCTTTAAGTATCTTTAGTCTCAAAGTTTTTTTATTGCtacaaaaactaatgacattttCCTCAGCTGTAGTTAATTATTTGCAAGATTGCCCTAAATAAGCATTACACACACGCACCTGTTAAACAGCAGCACCCTTTGCTTGTAAGTCATGCTGATGCTCATAGTAGTGAAAGTATGATCAAAGGCACTACATCTACTCATTAGGGTAAATTCTGTTACTAGAAAACTTGACCTATATTAGAATAGCCATTCCACTCAGGAGTAACAATGTAACAATATAAACAATGTAGTAAATGGGATAAAGTAACATTGTGTTTTGTGGAATCGTGTGGAAGACACAGCGGAAGAGGATTATGAAGAAACTGTTCACGGCGGGCCTTGGATGCAGATTTGTATGGTATGAATCCACAGGCCAGCGCTCAGGCTGAACTGATTTTTATCTAGTTAACGCGACACAGTGAGGTCTTTCAAAAGCCAGAGCTTGACTTCTCTTCAATGAAAAGTGCTGGAGTGGAAATACCCTGAAGTGTAAACAATAGCACAGTATAAacaaaattttattttgaatttcttttcatgtcacttttttttctctctttttaattaTGACTGTTCTTACAAACACGGTTGATACAAAACTTGTACTGGAGGCAAGATGACGTCTGAAACATTTCCTCATGCATTTCTAATTCAGTCCTTTTGTATCATATTGTAAACGGCAGAGTTATTTCATATTATTCAAGAACagatttgctttaaaaataaaaataaaatcactatCTATCTTTCTGAATGCTCTTTGTCTGTAGTAAACTGATCCAGAGAGGCACAGTCAAGATAATTCATCAGAACATTTCCACTAAAAACAAATTTTCTGTGTATCACAATTGTTTCAACGCACAGACGGTAGAGGAAAGGCATCACTGTGTCCTAATGAGGTGTTAATGGGTCTGGAGGAAGAGAGGGGAAGTCCAGGATCTGCAGACAGAACTAGCTGTCCTGCACGGCCTCTTCTGTCCCCTTAATAAGCCGCTTGTGTCCCCTTTTTCCTGCAGGGCCTCGGGGCTTAGCAAAAGCCTGTTTGTGGGTGTGCTGCTTAGGATGGACCTCATCGTACAGAAAGTCGGCCGTCAGTTCATCTCCATCGTCGATCTCCAACTGCAAAAAATagccccaccccccaaaaacgGGCTGTATTCAGAAGTTCATTAAAGATATTTCAGCTTGAAGTCTTAGAAATTCCATCAATACTGTAGTCAGGACTTCAGAGGCCCCAGAGGTGGTAAAGTCTTGTCATCTTAAAGAAAATTACTGCTTCAgtatactttattttttaacagttaTGAGATAATTCAGCTGAATAAATCCTAAATCCTGCATGTATGTGTACCAGTAAGATTTAAAATGAAGTAAACACGCTGCATCTAAAACCACCAGACTCAAAAACAATAATCACGATGACATGATCTTAGCAGTAGCTACAACCCATTATGAAACAATGTTATCTAATATACCAACCCACCAGACCCATATCTATCCATCTGTTATACCTTTTTAGCGATTTCCAAATGGTAATCTTTCTCCACTTCCTCTAATAGTCTGCTCTTGCAGCTGGAGTACAGCATCCGCTCCTTAATGCTGCAGCTGTAGCCTGGCATGGAATATATGAACACTGGAGACAGGGAAACATTATGAGAGttaataaatacacatttaagaTTCATTAAAGTGTATAGCCTCCACAAATAGAATCGGTATTTGGTCGCACTGCTCACAGTCTTTGTACACAGTGTAGCTTTGTTTTAAATCGTAATATCAAAAGCTTTCAATAAATATCCACAATAAATGTGGTGTCAGTGCCAGTGAGTGTACAGCTGTCTTTCCACAGAAACAAAATGCAGGAGGATTATCAGAGTGCAAGGATCAGTATCATACCGACAGATTCCAGGTAGTCCCCTTCATGGGAGTGTTTGTAAAGGAAGAAGTGGTATCTGGGAGTGTCTCTGGGAACTCTGCAGGGCAAATCTCGAGTTTCTGTCGGGTTAGAGTGGACCAGCTCAATTGTCTCCTTCTCTACATCCAGCCtctgaaacacagcaaacaaatgCACGCTAAAAGACCACTCCTCATATTAGTTTTTAAGGAACTCTGAAATATGAGCTAAAGTTGGCTCACCAGCTGCACGTAGTTGATGCGTTTTTGGGCGAGCTGCTGTAGTGCTCTTTTGGCTGCATCCTGTAAGGGAAACGCGAGGCCCTGAAGAGTCTGGTGCTTACTCTCAACGCTGATCTCTGTCGTCACCTGCAGAGGGCAGCAAGCAGAGGGGCATCTGTGTTTTCAAGCTTCTGGAAAACAAAATTCTCAAAGTGTTCAATATGTTCAATAGCAACACTTTCTGTGGCTGCAGGACTTTTGCAAAAAGGATAAGTTGGTATGACCACTGGATCACATTCATTCAGTATTACAGCAGAGTTCATCCACATACCTGTTTAACCCGGCCCTGAAAAGACAACCACAACAGTTATAAGTTCAATGTATGAAACAACCAGTCTGTAGCTCATGTTTCAGAAGAAGCAGCTCACATGCAAAGCTGTGTTGCAATAACGACAGTACGCCT
This DNA window, taken from Astatotilapia calliptera chromosome 5, fAstCal1.2, whole genome shotgun sequence, encodes the following:
- the twf2 gene encoding twinfilin-2 isoform X1, whose protein sequence is MFLALVVTPELRQFLARARGGTVRLIKVRIQDEQLVLGAYREPEKSWDQDYDRFLLPLLDDQEPCYILYRLDSQNALGYEWVFISWSPDQSPVKQKMLYAATRATVKKEFGGGHIKYELFGTTEEDICLLGYQHHVSSCSGPAPLTLAEQELQRIKITEGRVKQVTTEISVESKHQTLQGLAFPLQDAAKRALQQLAQKRINYVQLRLDVEKETIELVHSNPTETRDLPCRVPRDTPRYHFFLYKHSHEGDYLESVVFIYSMPGYSCSIKERMLYSSCKSRLLEEVEKDYHLEIAKKLEIDDGDELTADFLYDEVHPKQHTHKQAFAKPRGPAGKRGHKRLIKGTEEAVQDS
- the twf2 gene encoding twinfilin-2 isoform X2, translating into MFLALVVTPELRQFLARARGGTVRLIKVRIQDEQLVLGAYREPEKSWDQDYDRFLLPLLDDQEPCYILYRLDSQNALGYEWVFISWSPDQSPVKQKMLYAATRATVKKEFGGGHIKYELFGTTEEDICLLGYQHHVSSCSGPAPLTLAEQELQRIKITEVTTEISVESKHQTLQGLAFPLQDAAKRALQQLAQKRINYVQLRLDVEKETIELVHSNPTETRDLPCRVPRDTPRYHFFLYKHSHEGDYLESVVFIYSMPGYSCSIKERMLYSSCKSRLLEEVEKDYHLEIAKKLEIDDGDELTADFLYDEVHPKQHTHKQAFAKPRGPAGKRGHKRLIKGTEEAVQDS